A part of Terriglobia bacterium genomic DNA contains:
- a CDS encoding ABC transporter permease, with protein MKAHDVVELAARNLRESVLRNSLTTVGIAVGVASLVAMLSLGIGLQQLANRRLTRSGLFNTIYVMPRDVDRGPSRRNQPNTPARPLDDAAVADIGRVAHVAEVNPEMRFMAEARYADKSRFIMVAALPPSARDREAFDGMTGKFFSGPDAEEVILESDFAKDLAPDPKSLVGKEIILQYAERGGSPQQKGSAAPPSNSGDESNTVGELIASGFSVNRREKALRVVGIVEHEPGAGFGAMGRGRVFVPTALANKLNVMLGSDLREMVRTSYRGRAYMALAVRVDKPSQVEPAENAIKNMGFSTFSLLDATRSLRRFFTILDMFLGIFGSLALAVALLGIVNTLVMAILERRREIGIMKAIGAGDGDIKALFFAEAGVMGFLGGLVGVSLGWAIGRAINAGTNIYLKRLDMTPETFWSVPWWLVAAALAFAVVVSLGSGIYPASRAAKLDPVQALRYE; from the coding sequence ATGAAAGCCCACGACGTCGTCGAACTGGCGGCGCGCAACCTGCGCGAATCGGTGCTGCGCAATTCGCTCACCACCGTCGGAATCGCCGTCGGCGTGGCTTCGCTGGTAGCCATGCTTTCGCTCGGCATCGGCTTGCAGCAGCTCGCCAATCGCCGCCTCACCCGCTCCGGGCTGTTCAACACCATCTACGTCATGCCGCGCGACGTGGACCGCGGGCCCTCGCGCCGTAACCAGCCCAATACGCCCGCGCGCCCGCTCGACGATGCCGCGGTTGCCGACATCGGCCGCGTGGCCCACGTCGCCGAAGTCAATCCCGAGATGCGATTCATGGCCGAAGCCCGTTACGCCGACAAGTCCCGGTTCATCATGGTGGCCGCGCTGCCGCCGTCGGCGCGCGATCGCGAGGCCTTCGATGGAATGACCGGGAAGTTTTTCTCCGGGCCGGACGCCGAAGAAGTCATTCTCGAATCGGATTTCGCCAAGGACCTTGCGCCCGATCCCAAATCGCTGGTCGGCAAGGAAATCATCCTGCAATACGCCGAGCGCGGCGGATCTCCGCAGCAGAAGGGAAGCGCCGCGCCGCCCAGCAATAGCGGCGACGAATCGAACACGGTCGGCGAGCTGATCGCCTCGGGATTTTCTGTGAATCGCCGCGAGAAGGCGCTGCGTGTGGTCGGCATCGTCGAGCACGAGCCCGGCGCGGGTTTCGGAGCGATGGGGCGCGGGCGCGTGTTCGTGCCCACCGCGCTCGCCAACAAGCTGAACGTCATGCTCGGCAGCGACCTGCGCGAGATGGTGCGCACCTCCTATCGCGGGCGCGCTTACATGGCGCTGGCCGTGCGCGTGGACAAGCCGTCGCAAGTGGAGCCCGCCGAAAACGCCATCAAGAACATGGGCTTCTCCACCTTCTCGCTGCTGGACGCCACCCGCAGCCTGCGCCGCTTCTTCACCATCCTCGACATGTTCCTCGGCATCTTCGGCAGCCTGGCGCTGGCGGTGGCGCTGCTCGGCATCGTCAACACGCTGGTCATGGCTATCCTGGAACGCCGCCGCGAAATCGGCATCATGAAGGCGATTGGCGCGGGCGATGGCGATATCAAGGCGCTGTTCTTCGCCGAGGCCGGCGTGATGGGCTTTCTCGGCGGATTGGTCGGCGTCAGTCTGGGCTGGGCCATCGGCCGCGCCATCAATGCCGGCACCAACATTTATCTCAAGCGCCTGGACATGACGCCGGAAACCTTCTGGTCGGTGCCGTGGTGGCTGGTCGCGGCCGCGCTGGCGTTTGCCGTGGTCGTGAGCCTCGGGTCAGGAATTTATCCGGCATCGCGCGCCGCGAAACTAGATCCGGTGCAGGCGCTGCGCTACGAATGA
- a CDS encoding ABC transporter ATP-binding protein has translation MSSSNSTAVSARDLTREYRMGETLIRAVNGISLHIESGEFVALLGASGSGKSTLLNLIAGLDRPTSGSMTVNGRDVAQMSAEELARYRRFTVGMVFQAFNLIPSMTLLENVELPMRFAEVDRAERAVRAREALQRVGLSARVTHRPVELSGGEQQRASIARALVNRPTLLLADEPTGNLDSRTGEEIMNYLRECHDSQRLTVLLVTHERALADRYAQRVLTLADGRLVDDTRVETIAAQAQRGER, from the coding sequence ATGTCCTCGTCCAACTCCACGGCCGTTTCCGCCCGCGATCTCACTCGCGAATACCGCATGGGCGAGACGCTCATCCGCGCCGTCAACGGCATCTCGCTGCACATCGAGAGCGGCGAGTTTGTTGCGCTGCTCGGCGCCTCGGGCTCGGGAAAATCCACGCTGCTCAACCTGATTGCCGGCCTCGACCGCCCGACCTCCGGCTCCATGACCGTGAACGGCCGCGACGTCGCGCAAATGTCCGCCGAGGAACTGGCGCGTTATCGCCGCTTCACCGTCGGCATGGTCTTCCAGGCATTCAACCTGATTCCCAGCATGACGCTGCTGGAAAACGTCGAACTACCCATGCGCTTCGCCGAAGTAGACCGCGCCGAGCGCGCCGTGCGCGCCCGCGAAGCCTTGCAACGGGTCGGACTTTCCGCCCGGGTCACGCACCGGCCGGTCGAGCTTTCCGGCGGCGAGCAACAGCGCGCCTCCATCGCGCGCGCGCTGGTCAACCGCCCGACGCTCCTGCTGGCCGACGAGCCCACGGGAAACCTCGACAGCCGCACCGGCGAAGAGATCATGAATTACCTGCGCGAATGTCACGACTCGCAGCGGCTCACGGTCCTGCTGGTCACGCACGAGCGCGCGCTCGCCGACCGCTACGCGCAGCGCGTCCTCACCCTCGCCGATGGACGGTTGGTGGATGACACTCGCGTCGAAACCATAGCCGCGCAGGCCCAGCGAGGTGAGCGATGA
- a CDS encoding potassium channel family protein: MARHGCNNYHASMVALAAILGTVIVVGVLVEAFETVVLPRRVTRRFRLTRAFYRYTWAPFSAVARRIQKVKRREGLLALYGPMSLLLLIALWAVGMVFGFALLQWAAGSTLEGSGLGRSFTTDLYFSGSTFFTLGMGDVTPHASVSRLLAVVEAGMGFGFLAMVISYLPVLYQGFSRRELNVSLLDGRAGTPPTAAELLRRNSDPQDGNLREILHEWEHSAAEMLESHISYPVLGYFRSQHDNQSWISALTAILDATALCQAGIDGAPARQAQLTFAMARHAVVDLAQVFNTPPHDPPEPRLTRDSLEVLRSQLAEAGVQLSLTPETEQRLAKLRSMYEPYVTALAEYLLVPLPPWFRPPQARDNWRTSRWGGAFTV; this comes from the coding sequence TTGGCGCGCCACGGCTGCAACAATTACCATGCCAGCATGGTTGCTTTGGCCGCGATCTTGGGGACGGTGATCGTGGTCGGGGTTCTGGTTGAGGCCTTCGAAACCGTCGTTCTGCCTCGCCGCGTCACCCGCCGCTTCCGCCTGACCAGAGCGTTCTATCGTTACACGTGGGCGCCATTTTCCGCCGTCGCACGCCGCATCCAGAAGGTAAAACGCCGCGAGGGCCTGCTCGCCCTCTACGGTCCCATGTCGCTGCTGCTGCTGATTGCACTCTGGGCCGTCGGCATGGTTTTCGGCTTCGCGCTCTTGCAGTGGGCCGCGGGCTCCACCCTGGAAGGCTCGGGCTTGGGCCGCAGCTTCACCACCGATCTCTACTTCAGCGGCAGCACCTTTTTCACTCTCGGCATGGGCGACGTGACGCCGCATGCTTCCGTGTCACGCCTCCTCGCCGTGGTCGAGGCCGGCATGGGCTTCGGCTTTCTCGCCATGGTCATCAGCTATCTGCCTGTACTCTATCAAGGGTTCTCGCGCCGCGAGCTTAACGTGTCGCTGCTCGACGGGCGCGCGGGCACGCCGCCCACCGCGGCCGAACTGCTCCGCCGCAACAGCGATCCGCAGGACGGGAACCTCCGCGAAATCCTACACGAGTGGGAACACTCGGCGGCCGAGATGCTGGAGAGCCACATCTCCTATCCCGTGCTCGGATACTTCCGCTCGCAGCACGACAACCAGTCCTGGATCTCAGCGCTCACCGCCATCCTCGACGCCACCGCGCTCTGCCAGGCCGGCATTGACGGCGCTCCCGCCCGCCAGGCACAGCTCACCTTCGCCATGGCCCGCCACGCCGTCGTGGACCTGGCGCAGGTGTTCAACACCCCGCCGCACGATCCGCCGGAGCCGCGTTTGACCCGCGATTCGTTGGAGGTGTTGCGCTCCCAGTTGGCCGAGGCCGGCGTCCAGTTGTCGCTGACCCCGGAGACGGAACAACGGCTCGCCAAACTGCGTAGCATGTATGAGCCCTACGTCACGGCCCTGGCGGAGTATTTGCTGGTTCCTTTGCCGCCATGGTTCCGCCCGCCGCAAGCGCGCGACAATTGGCGCACCAGCCGCTGGGGCGGTGCATTTACGGTGTGA
- a CDS encoding MFS transporter encodes MTDRRDLLLIYAAASLRSAGVGVMGVLLGVYLARAGLSTSSIGVVIAAGLVGTSAATALIGWKGDRLGRRIILIIFALFTAMGGVALALTTRAAILLPLAVLGMINGTGTDRSAAFALEQAVIPGLTTAKSRTWSLSWYNVVLDGSGAMGALAAGAPAMFHARMGIAIGDAYRLAFAAFAVANLAAAVLYACLSERVEAARPRAETAPVSERTRRIVRNLAALFAIDAFGGGFLTDALVAYWFFQRFGVSVQVLGVVFAVVHVLNALSHLGAAWLAQRIGLLNTMVFTHLPSSVFLILVPLAPNFHLAAALFFLREALVEMDVPSRQSYVAAVVEPQERTFASGVTNLTRNLMWAAGSSVAGVFMQSVAFSAPLIAGGSIKIMYDALLYRAFRKVKPPEEQKHL; translated from the coding sequence ATGACAGACCGCCGCGACCTGTTGCTGATCTACGCCGCGGCATCCTTGCGCTCTGCCGGGGTCGGCGTGATGGGCGTTTTGCTAGGCGTTTATCTGGCGCGCGCGGGACTGTCGACCTCCAGCATCGGCGTCGTCATCGCGGCGGGATTGGTCGGGACCAGCGCGGCGACGGCGCTGATCGGCTGGAAGGGCGACCGCCTGGGACGGCGGATCATACTGATCATCTTTGCGCTGTTCACCGCCATGGGCGGCGTGGCGCTGGCGCTGACCACGCGAGCCGCGATCCTGCTGCCCCTGGCGGTGCTGGGGATGATCAACGGCACCGGCACGGACCGCAGCGCCGCGTTCGCGCTGGAGCAGGCGGTGATTCCCGGGTTGACGACGGCGAAGTCGCGGACGTGGTCGCTGTCCTGGTACAACGTTGTGCTCGACGGCAGCGGCGCGATGGGCGCGCTGGCGGCGGGCGCGCCGGCGATGTTTCATGCGCGGATGGGCATCGCGATCGGAGACGCTTACCGCCTGGCGTTCGCCGCCTTTGCCGTCGCCAACCTGGCCGCGGCGGTGCTGTATGCGTGCTTGTCGGAGCGAGTCGAAGCCGCGCGACCACGCGCGGAAACAGCGCCGGTTTCGGAGCGGACGCGGCGGATCGTGCGCAACCTGGCCGCATTATTCGCGATTGACGCTTTCGGCGGCGGCTTCCTGACCGACGCGCTGGTGGCGTACTGGTTTTTTCAGCGCTTCGGCGTGTCGGTGCAGGTGCTGGGCGTGGTGTTCGCGGTGGTGCACGTGCTGAACGCGCTGTCGCACCTGGGCGCGGCGTGGCTGGCGCAGAGAATCGGGCTGCTGAACACGATGGTTTTCACCCATCTGCCGTCAAGTGTATTCCTGATCCTGGTTCCGTTGGCGCCGAATTTCCACCTGGCGGCAGCGTTGTTTTTCCTGCGCGAGGCGCTGGTGGAGATGGATGTGCCGTCGCGGCAATCCTACGTCGCCGCAGTGGTGGAGCCGCAGGAGCGCACGTTTGCCAGCGGTGTCACCAATTTGACGCGGAACTTGATGTGGGCGGCGGGATCGTCGGTGGCCGGCGTGTTCATGCAGAGTGTCGCGTTCTCGGCGCCGCTGATCGCAGGAGGGTCGATCAAGATTATGTACGACGCGCTGCTGTATAGAGCGTTTCGCAAGGTCAAGCCGCCGGAAGAGCAGAAACATTTGTGA
- a CDS encoding benzoate-CoA ligase family protein produces MLSIPDRFNAAAHFIDPHARLRPDRVAIECGDERVTYGELVARVHRVGNALRGALGVRMEERVLLLLLDTPDFAPCFFGAIKIGAVPVPVNTLLRPNDYQYLLNDSRARVAIVSQALLPQVEAIPRNNLPFLEHVVVVGDPAHGTHSFSELVNAAPAELDPAPTHKDDAAFWLYSSGSTGPPKACVHLQHDMVVTSELYARQILHVAESDRFFSVAKLFFAYGLGNGLYFPLAVGGTSILLPGPPHPAHVFDIIERHRPTLFFSVPSNYAALLAHTRPGGDFDLSSIRHGVSAGEALPAAIFERFKSRFGIEILDAIGSTEALHMFIANRPGFARPGSSGQIVPGMDARIVDDDGRPVPTGDIGNLYIRSDAVCAGYWNQHEKTKDTIDGQWLRTGDKYRLDAEGYFWYAGRSDDMLKVSGVWVSPIEIECTLLDHPAVLEAAVVGRKDKDALVKPVAFVVLREEHVPAPDLAGQLQEFVATRLASYKRPRWVEFLPALPKTATGKVQRFKLRRIAGVSDA; encoded by the coding sequence ATGTTGTCCATTCCCGACCGCTTCAACGCCGCCGCTCATTTCATAGATCCGCACGCGCGCTTGCGCCCGGACCGAGTTGCCATCGAATGTGGCGATGAGCGCGTCACCTACGGCGAGCTCGTCGCCCGCGTCCATCGCGTCGGCAATGCCTTGCGCGGCGCGCTCGGTGTCCGCATGGAAGAGCGCGTCCTGCTGCTCCTGCTCGACACGCCCGATTTTGCCCCGTGCTTTTTCGGCGCTATCAAAATCGGCGCCGTCCCCGTGCCCGTCAACACCCTGCTGCGGCCGAACGACTACCAGTACCTGCTCAACGACAGCCGCGCGCGTGTGGCGATCGTCAGCCAGGCGCTTCTGCCGCAGGTGGAAGCCATCCCGCGTAACAACCTGCCGTTCCTCGAGCACGTTGTCGTCGTCGGCGATCCCGCCCACGGAACACATTCCTTTTCCGAGCTGGTCAACGCCGCGCCGGCCGAGCTCGATCCCGCGCCCACTCACAAGGACGATGCCGCCTTCTGGCTCTACTCCTCCGGCAGCACCGGCCCGCCCAAGGCCTGCGTGCATTTGCAGCACGACATGGTGGTCACCTCCGAGCTGTACGCCAGGCAAATTCTCCACGTCGCCGAGAGCGACCGCTTCTTCAGTGTCGCGAAACTGTTCTTCGCCTACGGCCTCGGTAACGGTCTCTATTTTCCTCTCGCCGTCGGCGGCACCAGCATCCTGTTGCCCGGACCGCCGCATCCGGCGCACGTGTTCGACATCATCGAGCGTCACCGGCCCACGCTGTTCTTCTCCGTCCCTTCCAACTACGCTGCGCTCTTGGCGCACACGCGTCCCGGCGGCGACTTCGATCTCTCCAGCATCCGCCACGGCGTCTCGGCCGGCGAGGCTCTCCCCGCCGCCATCTTCGAGCGCTTCAAGTCGCGCTTCGGCATCGAAATCCTCGACGCCATCGGCTCCACCGAAGCCTTGCACATGTTCATCGCCAACCGCCCGGGATTCGCCCGCCCCGGCTCCAGCGGCCAGATCGTTCCCGGCATGGACGCCCGCATCGTTGACGACGATGGCCGTCCCGTCCCCACGGGCGACATCGGCAACCTGTATATAAGGAGCGACGCCGTCTGCGCCGGCTACTGGAACCAGCACGAGAAGACGAAAGACACGATTGACGGCCAATGGCTGCGCACTGGCGACAAGTATCGCCTGGATGCCGAGGGCTATTTCTGGTACGCCGGCCGCAGCGACGACATGCTGAAGGTCAGCGGCGTGTGGGTGAGTCCCATCGAGATCGAATGCACGTTGCTGGATCATCCCGCAGTGCTGGAAGCCGCGGTGGTCGGCCGCAAAGACAAAGACGCGCTCGTCAAGCCCGTTGCCTTTGTCGTCCTGCGCGAGGAGCACGTGCCCGCGCCTGACCTCGCCGGGCAACTCCAGGAATTTGTCGCCACTCGCCTGGCGTCCTACAAGCGCCCGCGCTGGGTGGAATTCCTGCCCGCATTGCCGAAGACCGCGACCGGCAAAGTTCAGCGTTTCAAGTTGAGGCGCATAGCAGGCGTGAGCGACGCGTAG
- a CDS encoding carbon monoxide dehydrogenase subunit G, with product MKLEGTYTIAAPLDAVWRNLMDPAVLQRAMPGCQKLEEKAPNQYRAVLKAGVGPVKGTFHGDINIADIVPEKSYTLTSRANSTAGFVEGIGRVELEGNGDGTTVVRFSCEAKVGGMLASVGGRLVEAAAQKNIRDTFANLARELNAAADAARFA from the coding sequence ATGAAACTCGAAGGCACTTACACCATCGCCGCTCCGCTCGACGCCGTCTGGCGCAACCTGATGGATCCGGCCGTGCTGCAACGTGCCATGCCGGGCTGCCAAAAGCTGGAAGAGAAAGCGCCCAATCAATACCGCGCCGTGCTCAAGGCGGGCGTGGGCCCGGTCAAGGGCACGTTTCACGGCGACATTAACATTGCCGACATCGTGCCGGAGAAAAGCTACACCCTGACCTCGCGCGCCAATTCCACTGCCGGTTTCGTCGAGGGTATCGGGCGCGTCGAACTCGAAGGAAACGGCGACGGGACGACCGTCGTTCGCTTCAGCTGCGAGGCGAAAGTCGGCGGCATGCTCGCCTCTGTTGGTGGACGCCTGGTCGAGGCCGCCGCACAGAAAAACATCCGCGACACCTTTGCCAACCTCGCGCGCGAGTTGAATGCCGCCGCCGACGCAGCGCGTTTTGCATAA
- a CDS encoding xanthine dehydrogenase family protein subunit M yields the protein MIPAQFEYESPRELNEILALLASREDAKLLAGGHSLLPAMKLRLASPALLVDLSRVAGLNYIREAGGIMRIGAMTTHAEIAASSLLYKSSPLLSQAAREIGDVQVRNRGTIGGSLAHADPSADYPAAALALDADVVAMSTRGERIIPARDFFTGLFTTALAPDEVITEVRVPVTAPAATAYKKFAHPASGMAVVGVAVVVKMRAATIGSAAIGITGVAQFAYRATAVEKALAGKSASGIAAACDFAADGVEVLGDYFASVEYRSHLARVYTRRAVQECAASRK from the coding sequence ATGATTCCCGCCCAGTTCGAATACGAATCACCTCGCGAACTCAACGAAATCCTGGCGCTGCTCGCCTCCCGCGAAGACGCCAAGCTGCTCGCCGGCGGCCACAGCCTGCTGCCCGCGATGAAACTGCGCCTGGCCTCGCCCGCCTTGCTGGTGGACCTCTCGCGCGTCGCCGGTCTCAACTACATTCGCGAAGCCGGCGGCATCATGCGCATCGGCGCCATGACCACGCACGCCGAGATTGCCGCTTCCTCGCTGCTGTACAAATCGTCGCCGCTGCTGTCGCAGGCAGCGCGAGAAATCGGCGACGTGCAGGTGCGCAACCGCGGCACCATCGGTGGCAGCTTGGCGCATGCCGATCCCTCGGCGGATTATCCGGCAGCCGCCCTCGCTCTCGATGCCGACGTGGTCGCCATGAGCACGCGCGGCGAGCGTATCATTCCGGCTCGCGATTTCTTCACCGGCCTCTTCACCACCGCGCTTGCGCCGGATGAGGTCATCACCGAGGTGCGGGTGCCGGTCACGGCGCCGGCGGCGACCGCGTACAAGAAGTTCGCCCACCCCGCATCCGGCATGGCTGTCGTCGGCGTTGCCGTGGTTGTGAAGATGCGCGCCGCCACCATCGGGAGCGCCGCCATCGGCATTACCGGCGTGGCGCAGTTCGCCTACCGCGCCACCGCCGTGGAGAAGGCCCTCGCCGGCAAGTCAGCGAGTGGGATTGCTGCCGCTTGTGACTTCGCCGCCGACGGAGTCGAAGTGCTCGGTGATTACTTCGCGTCCGTTGAATATCGCAGTCATCTGGCGCGCGTTTACACCCGCCGGGCAGTGCAGGAGTGCGCTGCGAGTCGAAAGTAG
- a CDS encoding molybdopterin-dependent oxidoreductase, with protein sequence MASKSRSKGKSGASGGSGTAVPHRRWVGQRLKRKEDPRLIQGISHYVGDLRLPDLLHCVFVRSPHANALILSVDVEAARTAPGVVMVVTHAEVAGIGCVPCAGSLPGLKIPHHYVLAKDQVRYVGEPVVAIVADNPYAARDAADLVEIDYDPLPAVVDMEKAVALSSALVHEEFKTNLAFTHVIKNGDVAAAFKRADRVVKQRLVNQRLAPIAMETRGVVAQYLAGEKQLTVWSSTQIPHLLRTQISVMLGLPETSVRVITPEVGGGFGSKLNVYGEEAVVPWLAMKLGRPVKWVETRRENISATIHGRDQINDVELALRKDGVILGMRTRVFADLGAYHQLLTPIIATLTGLMSTGCYKIPAIEFEVLGVFTNKMSTDAYRGAGRPEATYLIERIIDVAARDLNLDTAEIRRRNFPKPTEFPYTAATGVIYDSGNYQRSLKRALDLAGYDKLRARQKAGWKQGKYYGIGLSTYVEICAMGPSAAMPAGGWESGTVRIEPTGKVTALTGASPHGQGQETTFAQMIADLLGINPEDVNVVHGDTAVVPYGIGTFGSRGTAVGGSALYIATGKLTTKMAAIAAHLLGAKPEQMEFYDGRIGQKGSRKSLAFGEVVGAAYSARSLPAGVEPGLEATHFFEPSNFTFPFGAHLISCEVDIETGEIKFDKYIAVDDCGNVINPMLVEGQVHGGIVQGMAQALYEEVIYNSDGQLVTGTLMDYALPRAPDIPELHLARTCTPSPVNPMGVKGVGEAGTIGCTPAVVNAVCDALTPLGIRHIDMPLKPERVWRAVHDAHIKPSHNETKATAVLKAAAAKGARKHGRRA encoded by the coding sequence ATGGCAAGCAAATCCAGGTCGAAGGGAAAATCAGGCGCGAGTGGCGGAAGCGGTACTGCGGTCCCCCACCGCCGCTGGGTCGGCCAACGCCTCAAGCGCAAAGAAGACCCGCGCCTCATCCAGGGCATCAGCCATTATGTCGGCGACCTGCGCCTGCCCGACCTGCTGCACTGTGTCTTTGTGCGTTCCCCGCACGCCAATGCGCTGATCCTCTCGGTGGACGTGGAAGCGGCGCGCACCGCACCCGGGGTGGTGATGGTGGTCACGCATGCCGAGGTCGCCGGCATCGGCTGCGTTCCCTGCGCCGGCAGCCTGCCCGGACTGAAAATCCCCCATCACTATGTGCTCGCCAAAGACCAGGTGCGCTACGTCGGTGAGCCCGTGGTCGCCATTGTCGCGGACAATCCCTACGCCGCCCGCGATGCCGCCGACCTGGTGGAGATCGATTACGATCCTCTGCCCGCCGTCGTGGACATGGAAAAGGCCGTGGCCCTCAGCAGCGCGCTGGTCCATGAAGAATTCAAAACCAATCTGGCCTTCACCCATGTCATCAAGAACGGCGATGTCGCGGCCGCCTTCAAGCGCGCCGACCGCGTCGTCAAGCAGCGGCTTGTCAACCAGCGGCTGGCGCCCATTGCCATGGAGACGCGCGGCGTGGTGGCGCAGTATCTCGCGGGCGAAAAGCAACTCACCGTGTGGTCCTCCACCCAGATTCCCCACCTTCTGCGCACCCAGATTTCCGTCATGCTCGGGTTGCCGGAAACGTCGGTGCGCGTCATCACCCCCGAAGTCGGCGGCGGCTTTGGCAGCAAGCTGAACGTGTACGGCGAAGAGGCCGTCGTGCCCTGGCTGGCCATGAAGCTCGGCCGTCCGGTGAAGTGGGTGGAAACGCGCCGCGAAAATATCTCCGCCACCATTCACGGCCGCGACCAGATCAACGACGTCGAACTTGCGCTCAGGAAAGACGGCGTCATCCTCGGCATGCGCACCCGCGTTTTCGCCGATCTCGGCGCCTACCACCAGTTGCTGACGCCGATCATCGCCACCCTCACCGGACTCATGAGTACCGGCTGCTACAAAATTCCGGCGATCGAATTTGAAGTTCTCGGCGTCTTCACCAACAAGATGTCCACCGACGCCTACCGCGGCGCCGGGCGTCCCGAGGCCACCTACCTGATCGAGCGCATCATTGACGTTGCGGCCCGCGATCTGAATCTGGATACCGCGGAAATCCGCCGCCGCAATTTCCCCAAGCCCACGGAATTTCCCTACACCGCCGCCACTGGCGTGATCTACGACTCGGGCAACTACCAGCGCAGCCTCAAGCGCGCGCTCGATCTCGCCGGCTACGACAAGCTGCGCGCCCGCCAGAAAGCCGGCTGGAAGCAGGGCAAGTACTACGGCATCGGGCTCTCCACGTATGTCGAAATTTGCGCCATGGGTCCTTCGGCCGCGATGCCGGCGGGCGGCTGGGAGAGCGGCACGGTCCGCATTGAGCCCACCGGCAAGGTGACCGCGCTCACCGGCGCGTCGCCGCACGGTCAAGGCCAGGAGACCACGTTCGCGCAGATGATCGCCGACCTGCTCGGCATCAATCCCGAAGATGTGAACGTCGTTCATGGCGACACCGCGGTGGTTCCCTACGGCATCGGCACCTTTGGCAGCCGCGGCACCGCTGTCGGCGGCAGTGCGCTCTACATTGCGACCGGCAAGCTGACAACCAAGATGGCGGCCATCGCGGCGCACCTGCTGGGCGCCAAGCCCGAGCAGATGGAATTCTATGACGGCCGCATCGGCCAGAAGGGCAGCCGGAAATCGCTTGCCTTCGGCGAAGTCGTCGGCGCCGCCTACTCCGCCAGGTCGCTTCCCGCGGGAGTTGAGCCCGGCCTTGAGGCGACGCACTTCTTCGAGCCTTCGAATTTCACCTTCCCCTTCGGCGCGCACCTCATCTCCTGCGAGGTGGACATCGAAACCGGCGAGATCAAGTTCGACAAGTACATCGCCGTAGACGACTGCGGCAACGTCATCAACCCGATGCTGGTGGAAGGCCAGGTGCACGGCGGCATCGTGCAGGGCATGGCGCAGGCGCTGTACGAGGAAGTCATCTACAACAGCGACGGCCAGCTCGTGACCGGCACGCTGATGGACTACGCACTGCCGCGCGCGCCCGATATTCCGGAGCTTCACCTCGCGCGCACCTGCACGCCCTCGCCGGTGAACCCCATGGGCGTGAAGGGCGTTGGCGAAGCCGGCACCATCGGTTGTACGCCCGCCGTGGTCAACGCCGTGTGCGACGCGCTCACGCCCCTCGGGATTCGCCACATCGACATGCCGCTGAAGCCGGAGCGCGTCTGGCGGGCCGTGCACGACGCCCACATCAAGCCCAGTCACAACGAGACCAAAGCGACCGCGGTGCTCAAGGCCGCCGCCGCAAAAGGCGCCAGGAAACACGGAAGGCGCGCATGA
- a CDS encoding (2Fe-2S)-binding protein: MKSVEIVVNGVERRAQVEPRMLLVHFLRDTAGLTGTHIGCETSLCGACTVMLDGRAVKSCTVLAVQADGHSVTTIEALAAAEKLHPLQESFWEEHALQCGFCTPGMIMCATDLLAHNAAPSDAEIRDGISGNLCRCTGYQNIVSAVKSASRKLTRRAAAGAGKQ, translated from the coding sequence ATGAAATCGGTCGAAATCGTTGTCAACGGCGTGGAGCGCCGCGCCCAGGTGGAGCCGCGCATGTTGCTGGTGCATTTCCTGCGCGACACGGCCGGGCTCACCGGCACCCACATCGGCTGCGAGACGTCTCTCTGCGGCGCTTGCACCGTGATGCTCGACGGCCGCGCGGTGAAATCGTGCACCGTGCTTGCCGTGCAGGCGGACGGCCATTCCGTCACCACTATCGAAGCGCTCGCCGCTGCGGAAAAGCTGCATCCTTTGCAGGAAAGTTTCTGGGAAGAACATGCCCTGCAGTGCGGCTTCTGCACACCCGGCATGATCATGTGCGCCACCGACCTGCTCGCCCACAACGCCGCCCCCAGTGACGCCGAAATCCGCGATGGCATCAGCGGCAATCTGTGCCGCTGCACCGGTTACCAGAACATCGTGAGCGCAGTGAAGTCGGCCTCTCGCAAGTTGACGCGCCGGGCGGCTGCCGGTGCGGGGAAGCAGTAA